Proteins from one Besnoitia besnoiti strain Bb-Ger1 chromosome XIII, whole genome shotgun sequence genomic window:
- a CDS encoding hypothetical protein (encoded by transcript BESB_030070): protein MKEIAFFILPLGGVLAVLLCTPLQFLQRACISFSCLQLSVGRRFSLRISSAFFFYSLFRFASTCLRVLRDSRAFDPEGPYGAQAPAGPWGAPAPSAARGLSLDVRRQAQILRHQRNFWITLSAVFIWLFVWILAKLLHWYWREIEAREKQVAELQQRRRAAAARPAALAPAPSPPRPPRETRPGGEVEMTAAERSREASGEGARETPRGEDSAAARAPTSSRQRGSCRQPQAQSQDLVD from the coding sequence ATGAAGGAGATTGCGTTTTTCATTCTTCCGCTGGGCGGCGTGTTGGCGGTTCTCTTGTGCACGCCGCTCCAGTTTTTGCAGCGCGCGTGCATCTCGTTTTCTTGTCTGCAGCTGTCCGTCGGGCGCCGCTTTTCTCTGCGGATTTCCtccgcgtttttcttttACTCGCTATTCCGCTTCGCGAGCACATGTCTGCGCGTGCTTAGGGACTCGCGCGCGTTCGACCCCGAGGGGCCCTACGGGGCGCAGGCCCCCGCGGGCCCGTGGGGGGCGCCTGCCCCCTCCGCGGCCCGGGGCCTGTCGCTGGACgtgcggagacaggcgcagaTTCTGCGGCACCAGCGGAACTTTTGGATAACGCTCTCGGCGGTGTTCATTTGGCTGTTTGTCTGGATTCTCGCGAAGCTCCTCCACTGGTACTGGCGGGAaatcgaggcgcgcgagaagcaagtcgccgagctgcagcagcggcgccgcgcagcggctgcccgccccgccgcgctcgcgcccgcgccttccccccccaggcctccgcgcgagacgcgcccaGGCGGCGAAGTCGAAATGACTGCTGCGGAAcgctcgcgcgaggcctcgggcgaaggcgcgagagagactccgcgaggcgaggactcagcggccgcgcgcgcgcccacCTCTTCGCGGCAAAGAGGCTCCtgccggcagccgcaggcgcagtcTCAGGATCTCGTGGACTGA